The Halorussus gelatinilyticus genome contains the following window.
TCTTTTCCCCGCCTCGATAGTTCGCAACCACTGGTCGCTATTGCTCGTCGGGTAGTCTTTTGCGCCTGCGCGCCGAGTCGTCGGTATGCCCCGCGTCGCGCTCATCGCCCACGACGACGAGAAGCCCGAAATCATCGACCTCGTCACCGACCACGAGTCGCTGCTCGCGTCGTTCGACCTCGTGGCGACCGGCACGACCGGCCAGCGCATCGCCGAGGAGACGGGTCTCGAAATCGAGCGCAAAAAGTCGGGACCGGTCGGCGGTGACACCCAAATTGGCGCGGAGGTCGTCGAGGACCGACTCGACGGCATCGTCTTCCTCCGGGACCCGCTGACCGCCCAACCTCACGAACCGGACATCACCGCGCTCCTACGAATCTGCGACGTTCACGACGTGCCGATGGCGACGACGCGGACCTCGGCGGAGTACCTGCTCGACGGCCTCGCGGCCGAACTGGAAGAGACGGTCTGAGCGGAGCGGTCCGAGTCGCGTTCCGATTTTTCGCGGTCGGTCCGGCGAGAGTTGCTGAAATCGTGAGCGGAGGCTCTCGGACCGCGACAGCAACTGTACCGCGAGTCCGGACCGCTCTGCGAACGCACTGCTCTACGAACGCAACTGCACCGCTAACTGAAGCCGACGCCGAGGAGTTGACCGCGCAGCACTGCGACCGCACGGCACCGCGCTTCGTCCTCCCCACCCGATTGCGTTCCCCACTACGTTGCGCTACTCAGCCACCGGAAGACGAACCGCGTCTTCCGAGCCTACGCTCACGTCGGTTCGCGCAGACCTCGCGCGTGTGGACGCGACCCGCGAGGGGTCGCGCCAGCACGCGCCGGGTCGAGGGTTCCGTGGAGTCCGACCAGACCGCTGAACGAGTCCGAGAAGGCCCCTGAACGAATCACGCGAGCAATCGACGTTCCCGACCGCAACCGGCGCGTCAGAGGTAGCCGAGGTCTTCGAGTCGCCGTTCGACCGAGCCGTCGTCGCCCGCAGCGCGGTCGGTCCCGAACGGAACGTCGCCGTAGTCCCTGCGCGAAACGGAGTCGGCGAGCAGGTCCTCGGGGACCTCGCCGGTCATCCGCGCGGGCACGTCGAGTCCCGCGGCGGCCATCGCGATGGGGGCCACGTCGGTCAGCGAGAGCGCGCCGGGCCGCGCACCGTCGGCGTCGAGCGCGGGGTCGGCGTCGGGAGCCTCGAAGCCCGCGTCGTCGGCGAACGCCGGGCCGTCGGCGAGAAACACGCCGTCGCGCTGGTGGTCGTGGGTCTCGGTCGGGACGAACCGCTGGCCGATGAGGTTCGTACTGAGCGTGTGGTTCATGTCGGCGGGCATGAAGAGGACGTCGCAGGCCTGCTCGGTGTACGGCCCGTCGTAGACCTCCTCGCGCCGCCGGACCCACTCGAACACCGGGTCGCCGTCGGGCGTCCGCAGGGTCGAGAGCAGGTCGATGAGGTCGTCACGGACGCCCTCGTACTCCTCGGGCGTGACCACGCCGGACGGTTCCCGGCCAGCCAGATTCACCCGGACGCCGAGTTCGACGCTCCGGGTGTAGGCCTTCGAGTTCGCCCAATCGACGCCCTCGCTGGCGGCCGACACCGCCTCGTAGGGCAGGACGTCGGTCAGGAGGTCGCCGACCCCGAGTCTGGTCGCCAGCGAGTAGGCGTCGCCCGGCGTCACCCCGACCGTGCCGAGCGCCGTCGTCGCGGCGGAGACGACCTGTCCCGTGACCGACGGGCCGCCGTCCGCGCTCGCTCCCGCGGCACCGTCCCCGCCGCTCGCGCCGTCGGCCGCGCCGGTCAGCGTCGCCTTCTCGGTCATCAGACTCGGGCCGGACGAGTCGGCGGTCGCCTCGACGAACCCCGCGTCGCGGAGGATTTCGTTGAGGTAGACCGTGTAGCCGTCCACCTCGCCCATTCCGTGGTCCGAGCAGACGACGACGTTGGCGTCGCCCGCGGCCTCGCGGACCCGACCCAACACTTCGTCGGCGCGCTCGTAGGCCCGCCGGAAGGTCTCGCGGTCGTCGAAGTTGTGAAACACCGTGTCGGTCTTCTGGACCTGTACGACCGCGACCCGCCAGTCGTACTCCGCGAGGACGTACTCGGCGGCCTCGCCGCGCATCCGAATCAGGTCGAGGTAGCTCTCGCGCTTGCGGTCGTGGTCGTCGCTCGTCTCGGCGTCGGCGTAGATGCGGTACTCGCCGTCGATGGCCTCCGACAGCTCGCTCCGGATGCCCTCCGGGTAGCCCGCGTCCTCCTCGTGGGCGAGATATCCCGGCACGAGGACGCCCGCGACCGGTTCCGCGGGGTGGGTCACGGGCACGTTCAACACCACCGCGGGTTCGTCCAACGCGGTCAGGTAGTTCCACAGCGCGGGCTGGCGGACCCGGTTTCTCGTGACGAGTTCGTCCTCGTCGGGGTAGCCCGCGGTGGAGTGGAAGAAGCCGTAGGTGCCGTGGTGGCTCGGGTCGGTCCCGGTGTACATCGAGGGCCACGCGCTCCCGGTCCACGGCGGAAAGGTCGATTCGAGGGGTGCCTCGACGCCCTCGTTCCGGAGTCGCTCGAACTCGGGGAGCGACGACTCGAACTCGTCGAGGTATCTGAAGTCCAGCGCGTCGAAGCCGACGACGACGGTGTTGTGTTTGCTCGACATCGTGTCTCACGGTCGCCTCTCGCGACCGACTCGCCACTCGCTACGTCCTCGCCCGGTATTGTTCCCGGCCGCTTAGCCGGGGGCCACAGAGCCGCTAACGGCTCTGACGACTCGTTAAAATCGGTGGCGACAGGCGG
Protein-coding sequences here:
- a CDS encoding methylglyoxal synthase, whose amino-acid sequence is MPRVALIAHDDEKPEIIDLVTDHESLLASFDLVATGTTGQRIAEETGLEIERKKSGPVGGDTQIGAEVVEDRLDGIVFLRDPLTAQPHEPDITALLRICDVHDVPMATTRTSAEYLLDGLAAELEETV
- a CDS encoding alkaline phosphatase family protein, whose translation is MSSKHNTVVVGFDALDFRYLDEFESSLPEFERLRNEGVEAPLESTFPPWTGSAWPSMYTGTDPSHHGTYGFFHSTAGYPDEDELVTRNRVRQPALWNYLTALDEPAVVLNVPVTHPAEPVAGVLVPGYLAHEEDAGYPEGIRSELSEAIDGEYRIYADAETSDDHDRKRESYLDLIRMRGEAAEYVLAEYDWRVAVVQVQKTDTVFHNFDDRETFRRAYERADEVLGRVREAAGDANVVVCSDHGMGEVDGYTVYLNEILRDAGFVEATADSSGPSLMTEKATLTGAADGASGGDGAAGASADGGPSVTGQVVSAATTALGTVGVTPGDAYSLATRLGVGDLLTDVLPYEAVSAASEGVDWANSKAYTRSVELGVRVNLAGREPSGVVTPEEYEGVRDDLIDLLSTLRTPDGDPVFEWVRRREEVYDGPYTEQACDVLFMPADMNHTLSTNLIGQRFVPTETHDHQRDGVFLADGPAFADDAGFEAPDADPALDADGARPGALSLTDVAPIAMAAAGLDVPARMTGEVPEDLLADSVSRRDYGDVPFGTDRAAGDDGSVERRLEDLGYL